Proteins co-encoded in one Fusarium musae strain F31 chromosome 3, whole genome shotgun sequence genomic window:
- a CDS encoding hypothetical protein (EggNog:ENOG41~CAZy:CE10~MEROPS:MER0034665) encodes MSIHQTPAAWPKLGQIDGQLNEIIKANPALAAHSLGDVLDVPAARKQLLAMASRNPPVNLEGIEKSEIHIPVRDGSNIRAIIYKPEASLCSDSPLVILYHGGGWCLGTAEFEEPRAAKLVRNHGAVVLSVGYRKAPEYVFPTAITDSWDALIWIVKNSPKLGAKPSAGLVIGGSSAGANITAVLSHLARDNSLVPQLTGVYLHVPFTCAPEILAELYGQEYTSYEQNVNAPILDVKAVEFFRRHYAPEGKSELFSPLLWPSGHGGLPKTYFQISGLDPLRDDGLIYARELENAAEELDIGFKWLLE; translated from the exons ATGAGCATCCATCAGACTCCTGCTGCGTGGCCCAAACTCGGCCAAATCGATGGGCAGTTAAATGAA ATTATCAAAGCAAACCCTGCTCTGGCGGCGCACAGTCTAGGCGATGTGCTAGATGTCCCAGCTGCTCGCAAACAACTGTTGGCGATGGCCTCCCGGAATCCACCAGTTAACTTGGAAGGAATTGAAAAAAGCGAAATACATATTCCTGTCAGAGACGGATCTAACATTCGTGCTATTATCTATAAGCCTGAAGCGTCCTTATGTTCCGACTCGCCCTTAGTAATCCTGTACCATGGCGGCGGTTGGTGCCTAGGGACGGCCGAATTTGAGGAACCTCGAGCCGCCAAGCTGGTAAGAAACCATGGAGCAGTTGTACTGAGTGTCGGCTATCGAAAGGCGCCTGAGTATGTCTTTCCTACTGCAATTACTGACTCTTGGGATGCGCTTATTTGG ATTGTTAAGAATTCTCCCAAGCTTGGTGCTAAGCCATCTGCTGGCCTTGTGATCGGCGGCTCTTCTGCAGGCGCTAATATCACTGCTGTGCTATCCCATTTAGCCCGCGACAATAGCCTTGTACCCCAATTGACTGGTGTCTATCTTCACGTCCCTTTCACTTGTGCTCCTGAAATACTTGCAGAGCTCTACGGGCAAGAATACACCAGCTATGAGCAGAACGTAAATGCTCCAATCCTTGATGTGAAAGCTGTTGAGTTTTTCCGCC GCCATTACGCCCCTGAAGGCAAATCTGAGCTTTTCAGCCCTCTGCTGTGGCCCTCAGGACATGGAGGTCTTCCAAAAACCTATTTTCAGATCAGCGGCTTAGATCCTCTACGAGATGATGGACTTATCTATGCCCGAGAGCTGGAGAAT gctgctgaggagctAGATATTGGCTTTAAGTGGCTCTTAGAATAG
- a CDS encoding hypothetical protein (EggNog:ENOG41) has product MNILNGHALVTGAGSGIGRQLSLAYVRAGVRGITLADVNKDGVAETGKLIQAEFPNAKVLPLVVDVTDEKSVNDMVDQALQTFGTLEYAANAAGVVVKIREKSAHVPTDEFDRVMNINARAVALCMQAEARVMVKQPRKLTSTYWQDQGRAQVGSIVNFASVCGFQAMMNVMPYVASKHAVLGMTRSAALEHGPEGLRVNAVCPGIADTPFIADLKKLKGGNEQDPVFANPLGRLCKPDEIADSVIFLSSTMSSYVNGVALVADGGKSVLY; this is encoded by the exons ATGAATATTCTAAACGGACACGCACTTGTCACCGGAGCCG GTTCGGGGATCGGTCGACAGCTGTCGCTTGCGTACGTGCGAGCGGGTGTCCGAGGTATCACGTTAGCAGATGTCAATAAAGATGGCGTCGCGGAGACTGGAAAGCTAATTCAGGCCGAATTTCCAAATGCCAAGGTTTTACCCCTCGTTGTCGACGTGACGGATGAGAAATCTGTCAACGACATGGTCGACCAAGCTTTGCAAACCTTTGGGACACTGGAATATG CCGCGAATGCTGCGGGAGTCGTTGTAAAGATCCGCGAAAAGTCGGCTCATGTCCCGACCGACGAGTTCGACCGCGTCATGAACATCAACGCCCGAGCGGTTGCCCTTTGTATGCAGGCTGAAGCGCGCGTCATGGTAAAGCAGCCACGCAAGCTCACCAGCACATACTGGCAGGACCAGGGCAGGGCCCAAGTTGGCAGCATTGTCAACTTTGCTAGTGTTTGCGGTTTCCAGGCAATGATGAATGTTATGCCGTATGTGGCATCTAAGCACGCCGTGTTGGGCATGACAAGGAGTGCAGCGCTGGAGCATGGTCCAGAGGGGCTACGCGTCAACGCCGTATGTCCCGGCATTGCCGATACGCCCTTCATCGCAGacctgaagaagctgaaaggGGGCAACGAGCAGGATCCTGTCTTTGCTAACCCACTCGGGAGACTTTGCAAGCCAGACGAAATTGCCGACAGTGTGATCTTCCTTAGTAGCACCATGTCCAGCTATGTAAACGGTGTGGCATTGGTCGCAGATGGTGGCAAGTCTGTACTCTATTGA
- a CDS encoding hypothetical protein (EggNog:ENOG41), protein MTSDLNENEFGTGHSPDGATGPTQARKRKKYAVKACPTTVEGEVETRRSNTIARQTRDSASAGARMPPGVLPDPRVDELYERVRSIECTLTQLLKSAKYTEDSSPRVPFLTPVERSVAVPDEEDDDGDQFALPPITHNDLTLSSQVAALGAFLSGPPSPKTASSCRQTAAFQVLIQFPDSSTLQHLLDVYFRDMNSYFPFLDRQDTELRIYGVVGRLGHSSCNRSVAVNKEDLSIIALTYIMLAMADCVDPDEGACDGDAKPGWERYLQSCRAIQQFSHSKTLNLDTVRAQCLMAAYLMHVEVLRAASQAISVAWQQAISIRLNDKKTWPVDDAQGVFQRQQLWWTMYFLDRQISRRSGIAYHIRDTEFDVDDFTALVSLSRLWSRVWDTFFAVGATNKGDWMEVELMDARILNARRGLPKTLTWDSKEIANYAASGEDEPRIRRRLQIFTP, encoded by the exons ATGACCTCCGATCTGAACGAGAACGAGTTTGGCACGGGTCACAGTCCAGATGGTGCAACTGGACCGACGCAGGCCAGGAAGCGGAAGAAGTACGCGGTCAAGGCGTG TCCCACGACAGTCGAGGGTGAAGTTGAGACCAGACG CAGTAATACCATCGCTCGCCAGACTCGAGACTCGGCGTCTGCAGGTGCTCGGATGCCGCCGGGTGTCTTGCCTGACCCTCGTGTTGATGAGCTCTACGAACGAGTCAGGTCCATTGAGTGCACGCTGACTCAATTGCTAAAGTCAGCTAAATACACCGAGGATTCGTCACCGCGAGTCCCTTTCCTGACTCCTGTAGAGCGCAGTGTTGCTGTTcctgatgaggaagatgacgacggAGATCAGTTTGCCCTGCCTCCAATCACGCACAATGATCTCACACTGTCTTCTCAGGTCGCCGCTCTGGGTGCCTTCTTATCCGGGCCGCCCTCGCCAAAGACTGCCAGCAGTTGCAGGCAAACGGCCGCCTTTCAAGTCCTGATCCAATTTCCCGATTCTTCTACTCTGCAGCATCTGCTCGACGTCTACTTCCGTGACATGAACAGCTACTTCCCGTTCTTGGATCGCCAGGATACCGAGCTGCGTATCTACGGCGTTGTTGGCCGCCTCGGCCATAGCTCCTGTAATCGCAGTGTGGCGGTGAACAAGGAAGACCTCTCCATCATCGCTCTCACATACATCATGTTGGCAATGGCTGACTGCGTGGACCCAGACGAAGGAGCATGCGATGGGGATGCGAAGCCGGGCTGGGAAAGATATCTCCAAAGTTGCCGTGCCATTCAGCAATTTTCCCACTCCAAGACACTCAACTTGGACACGGTCAGAGCACAATGCCTTATGGCTGCATATCTCATGCATGTTGAGGTACTCAGAGCTGCCTCGCAGGCTATCTCGGTGGCTTGGCAGCAGGCTATATCAATTCGTCTGAATGATAAAAAGACGTGGCCAGTTGATGACGCCCAAGGGGTCTTTCAGAGACAGCAACTTTGGTGGACCATGTACTTTCTGGATAGACAGATCTCGCGCAGGAGCGGCATTGCTTATCATATACGCGACACGGAATTTGACGTTGACGACTTTACT GCTCTGGTCAGCCTATCCAGGCTTTGGAGCCGGGTATGGGACACCTTCTTTGCCGTTGGTGCGACAAACAAGGGGGACTGGATGGAAGTGGAGCTTATGGATGCTAGAATCCTCAATGCTCGCCGAGGACTACCCAAAACATTGACCTGGGACTCCAAAGAGATTGCCAATTACGCAGCATCTGGCGAAGATGAGCCGCGCATTCGTCGACGCCTTCAGATCTTCACC CCCTAA